The DNA region ttttattctaactATACCAACTCTCATCCACTCATTTGAAGTCACTATACAAGGTTCATACGAAGAAATAAACGTGACAGTTTCCGGGGAAAATGTAGATATAATAAGTGATATGGAACGAAGAATTTTCAAACTAACAGAGGAAAGGTTGAAGGATGCTGTCAGTGTTCAGTTCGGTCAACCGCCTGACGACGTATTCCTTAAGAGTCCAACACCTTGGGGTGATTTATATACAGAATACGGTTGGAAGGAAGTTACGATTACTGCTAAACCCATATCTAGCGTTGTAGTTTCGAAGGAGTTCAGAAATCAAACTGTGGTCAAACaaaagtacataaataatacatcaAGTAACGCAACGTTTTGGGGAAATATATCCAAATCTGTGGacgaatataaacatataatacgtattatatatatataatatataatacgacAATAAACTGGTACAAtccgaaaaaaatatttattaatagtaacgTCGCCCACCATTTTGAATTCACGCAAATTGGCGGGAAAGATTTTCACTTGAAAGCTCCTTGGGGAATCGACACTGAAGAAGTTAATCCTATTAATATCGGATCAGAGTATCGTTTCAAACAGATGTTAGAACCAAATGAAGCTTTAGATGTAGAAGTACAAACGATAAAGGCTAATATAGAATAAGAGGTGGTATACGAATCCACTCCATCAGGAAACGTGGTCCTTAACTACAAAAACAAGTTCATGGGTCATCATTTCTGGGCGGTTGAAGTTGCTGACGTACTATCTATAATTGGAGCGAGACAACAAAAGAAGAACGGGATAACAAAAGAAGTTATAGAAATGGAGTTCTACACGAGAACTAAACAAAAGTTAAAAGTAAATCAATTGTGagaataaaaagttatattcatcgatatgttttaattaatttcctaATACTATTAAGATACAATCACACCTGAGTAACATCTGGGTTAGCGAGAAAACtctattaatagtatttaccGGGTCCCGTCCCGTCCCGATTTTGCCCTCCTAAAACCTCTATGAGTGAGAAACTTGAAACCTGTGTGAGTGTCATTTTTCACTCGTGGACCTATAAGTGAGATTGATACTTGCCTATACTGATGATTGATCACCTacctgcctattagattgacaaataatcatgaaacagacaccGAAATCTGaatcccagacctaaaaaggttgtagcgccactgattcatttttacaatttaactcCAATCAAATATGCCTctgtttattgttttctataGTTATATAGACCTCTATATATGATACAGGCCTCTACGCTAAGGACTCACGAAGTGGTTTTCAGCGCCCGCCGTGGCTGCGGGCCTCAGCCTTAGTAGAATAcagatatttatgtaaaaaattaaagcaaatttCACGACGCGTTTTACGCCCGCGGCGTGTGCGTTAGTTTGCGGGTCCCGCGATGGGGTATGTTGTTCCCGGGCGATATGTTGTTCTTGAAGAGCAGTTTCTGCCGTTCTTAAAAGTTCTAAATAACTAGATACGGACattcgaaaataattaaagaactaATCTTCATCCTTCTTTAACTCATTAATGAGCGTAACAAATAATCCATAACGATCCTTTCTACAATCAGTGGATGTGTCTTCTGTGAAGTAAGTATAACGCAACAGCTCTTGTGTGTCTCATGAACTCAACTAATCGTACAAACTAAACTCCCGTCTTGCAACTGCCCTGATTGCGATAATCAACCGTCAAGTTTGCGAGCGATAATCGCAACCGCGACGGCAGCGTTACCGTACAAAACTCCGGAGTCGTGAGTTTTGAAAATAAAGCTCCATTCCGCCACCGCGGCAGGCACTGGTGAAAACCGCTTCGTAAGTCCTTAGCGTAGTAAGCTTGAAAGTCAGGTTGCTGATGCGGATCCAGGATTTATTGTGTTAGCTCTGTTACCTTTCTAGTTCGGACCATTGAATATTTTGTTGTCACTCCTTATTGGTGGTATCATAAACTAAttgaaatttgtgtttttgttaccatatactatactaaacatatgaactaaatataatatcgtGTAAGTTACTGTGGTTACAATTATTAACGTCATCCGTTCAgtacgtattttaaatttcataatttcaaaatgtCTAGACGTAGTTGCTTCGGATATGGTGAAGAAAGTTAGTATGTGGGGTATCCTCCGTACATCCCCGATTCAAATATTTTCGGACTCAAAAACCGTAAACAAAAAAAGAGGGGCCCGATCAAAAGCAGCAGACTAGGtgtgttcgaaatacataatttcaatttaataatttttgatgagggtgatcccaaatattttttctcggccgaccgtcacatttattagttgagtcattgttcagatttactcgggttacgttagacacatttttattttgataaatactttttgttaattataattgacaaTAGATACGtacactatttagaattttatctAACACTCACTATGTTTAGTGcatttttgagaactatcgtgaggcaaggtattagcatcagtctaacctctctttggtCCCAAACTAAttgaatttctccaaatccttacggctgataatattgtgtgcctttcttcctgttaagaagatattgtaacgaggtatgtactcagcaCTAATTATGTAGTATAAGATTGTatatcgacggccaccgaaccgttctttgtggtacaagGTGTTTGAGAGACCagaatatgattttatttaattgtcgGAGTTCCGGGAGCTTAGATTTGAAGTTCTAAAGGATATCCAAGCAAAGGCACTTAATCAGGAACTATGTCTGTCCACATGGAGTTGAAGGaactcaaaatataatatctcgAGTTTCATGAGCGTGAATATATGTGATGCGTGTTGTGAAAACACACATCTCAATAAAAAAGAGGCCAAGAGGAAACCG from Pieris brassicae chromosome 2, ilPieBrab1.1, whole genome shotgun sequence includes:
- the LOC123720242 gene encoding uncharacterized protein LOC123720242, whose amino-acid sequence is MAVGEGGSYEEINVTVSGENVDIISDMERRIFKLTEERLKDAVSVQFGQPPDDVFLKSPTPWGDLYTEYGWKEVTITAKPISSVVVSKEFRNQTVVKQKYINNTSRNVVLNYKNKFMGHHFWAVEVADVLSIIGARQQKKNGITKEVIEMEFYTRTKQKLKVNQL